Proteins from a single region of Pseudodesulfovibrio portus:
- a CDS encoding ABC transporter permease — translation MIRSLPRSKTYDWSFNGFILLYFTFLFAPLLVTCVLAFNNSDFPSLPWQGFSLDWFLADGPGRIGLFHDDQNLRSIVTSFQTAFFVSILSVVVGTCASFLFEQEEFRFKGVLYFLMLAPLVIPGVILGISLLLAANTAGMFFDERFGLDFELFRPSFWLVVLGQFSFISTFVTLVVSARLRKFDPALEEAALNLGATRLGVIWHITLKFLRPSILGAGAVAFLMSFENFNTTLFLVGSDPTLPINLYLQVRDGSTPVVNAVSLMLIVATSLLAVVNLYFTKKEE, via the coding sequence ATGATCCGTTCCCTGCCGAGAAGCAAGACCTACGATTGGTCGTTCAATGGTTTTATCCTGCTGTACTTCACCTTTTTGTTCGCGCCCTTGCTTGTCACCTGCGTGCTGGCGTTCAACAATTCCGACTTCCCGTCCCTCCCGTGGCAGGGCTTCAGCCTGGATTGGTTCCTGGCCGATGGGCCGGGCAGGATCGGTCTGTTCCATGACGACCAGAACCTGCGCTCCATCGTCACGAGCTTTCAGACAGCGTTCTTCGTGTCGATCCTGAGCGTGGTCGTCGGCACCTGCGCCAGTTTTCTCTTCGAGCAGGAGGAGTTTCGATTCAAGGGGGTTCTCTACTTTCTGATGCTCGCGCCGCTGGTCATTCCCGGCGTCATCCTCGGCATATCCCTGCTGTTGGCGGCCAATACCGCCGGGATGTTCTTCGATGAACGGTTCGGCCTCGATTTCGAGCTCTTCCGTCCCAGCTTCTGGCTTGTAGTGCTGGGCCAGTTCTCGTTCATCTCCACCTTTGTCACGCTGGTGGTTTCGGCCCGGCTCAGGAAGTTCGACCCCGCCCTGGAGGAGGCCGCTCTCAATCTGGGGGCCACCCGGCTCGGAGTCATTTGGCACATCACCCTGAAGTTCCTTCGTCCGTCCATTCTCGGCGCAGGAGCCGTCGCCTTTCTCATGAGTTTCGAGAATTTCAACACGACCCTGTTCCTCGTCGGCTCGGACCCAACCCTGCCGATCAACCTCTATCTTCAGGTTCGCGACGGCAGCACGCCTGTGGTCAACGCGGTTTCCCTGATGCTCATCGTCGCCACGTCCCTGCTGGCTGTGGTCAATTTGTATTTCACCAAGAAGGAAGAATAA
- a CDS encoding ABC transporter ATP-binding protein, which yields MNNDLSIRNMVKRFGDFTAVDDVTFDVPEGSFFSILGPSGCGKTTLLRMIAGFEEPTSGDIEIRGQNMLGVPPNLRPVNLVFQHLALFPMMNVAENIGFGLKRRGMGNKEIRSRTEAILERVDLPDFGEKQINQLSGGQKQRVAIARCLVLEPSVLLLDEPLGALDLKLREQMKVELKKLQTTVGTTFVYITHDQSEALVMSDQVAVMNHGRFEQLGTPQELYGQPETPFVAQFVGDNNIWHGTVSQSLEGLVLITTDEGYSFQTKTNAPLKDGVKADLFLRPEAMIIEPKNTVGLNIFSVIVKSILFDGANSRLLTTTKEDHELIVTLPQNRKFDYIEPGNEISVGWHPESGICFASED from the coding sequence ATGAACAACGACCTGTCTATTCGCAATATGGTGAAACGGTTCGGTGACTTCACAGCCGTTGACGATGTCACGTTTGATGTTCCCGAGGGATCGTTTTTTTCAATCCTGGGCCCCTCGGGATGCGGCAAGACCACCTTGTTGCGGATGATAGCCGGTTTCGAGGAACCGACGTCGGGGGATATCGAGATCCGCGGTCAGAATATGTTGGGTGTGCCTCCCAACCTGCGGCCGGTGAATCTTGTCTTTCAGCACCTTGCCCTGTTCCCCATGATGAACGTGGCGGAAAACATCGGTTTCGGCTTGAAGCGGCGCGGCATGGGCAATAAGGAGATCAGGAGCAGGACCGAGGCGATTCTGGAAAGAGTCGACCTGCCGGACTTCGGCGAGAAGCAGATCAACCAGCTTTCCGGCGGGCAGAAGCAGCGTGTGGCCATAGCCCGGTGTCTGGTGTTGGAGCCGTCCGTACTCTTGCTCGATGAACCGCTGGGGGCTTTGGACCTCAAGCTTCGCGAACAGATGAAGGTGGAACTCAAGAAGCTCCAGACCACGGTGGGCACGACATTCGTTTACATCACCCACGACCAGTCCGAGGCGTTGGTCATGTCGGACCAGGTGGCCGTGATGAACCACGGCCGCTTTGAACAGTTGGGGACTCCCCAGGAGTTGTACGGTCAGCCCGAAACCCCGTTTGTGGCTCAATTCGTCGGCGACAACAACATATGGCACGGAACGGTCTCGCAAAGCTTGGAGGGTCTCGTCCTGATCACCACGGACGAAGGGTATTCTTTTCAGACCAAAACGAACGCACCGCTCAAGGACGGCGTCAAGGCGGACCTTTTCCTGCGCCCCGAGGCCATGATTATCGAGCCGAAGAATACGGTCGGGCTGAACATTTTCAGTGTGATCGTGAAAAGCATTTTGTTCGACGGCGCCAACAGCCGGTTGCTGACCACGACCAAGGAAGATCACGAGCTCATCGTCACCCTGCCGCAGAACCGCAAGTTCGATTACATAGAGCCCGGCAACGAGATTTCGGTCGGCTGGCACCCGGAATCCGGCATCTGTTTTGCGTCGGAGGACTAA
- a CDS encoding ABC transporter permease — protein MQRSRLVFWIFLAPVLMWLLLLIVLPHLDLLTMSFRGEDDYGDMVWTMQNYMNFFIEPIYWLTFVRTALYAMITTFITFLLAMPVSFFIAKLARARVQGALMILLLLPFWVSEMVRIYGWMILLRESGVLNYFMLKLGVIDTPIEMLYNDATMIMGLVYTSMLFMVVPLVSVMESLDDSLIEAAHDLGAGQFTIWRTIIIPHCKPGITSGSIVVFMLALGNYLTPNLMGGKNSLWFTEQIYNQFIASFNWNQGSAFGFLLLLLSSLIIWVGLRVTGQKLGEVAS, from the coding sequence ATGCAACGATCCCGTTTGGTTTTCTGGATTTTTCTCGCACCGGTCCTCATGTGGTTGTTGCTCCTTATAGTGCTGCCTCACCTCGATCTGCTGACCATGAGTTTCAGGGGAGAGGATGACTATGGGGACATGGTCTGGACAATGCAGAATTACATGAATTTCTTCATAGAACCGATCTACTGGCTGACTTTCGTGCGCACGGCGCTCTATGCCATGATCACCACCTTCATTACTTTCCTGCTCGCCATGCCGGTGTCCTTCTTCATCGCCAAGCTGGCTCGGGCGAGAGTGCAGGGGGCGCTCATGATTCTGCTCCTGCTCCCGTTCTGGGTCAGTGAGATGGTGCGCATCTACGGCTGGATGATCCTGCTCAGGGAATCCGGCGTGCTCAACTATTTCATGCTCAAGCTCGGCGTCATCGATACCCCCATCGAGATGCTCTACAACGATGCCACCATGATCATGGGGCTGGTGTACACCTCCATGCTGTTCATGGTGGTTCCGCTGGTCTCGGTCATGGAGAGCCTGGACGACAGCCTCATCGAAGCCGCGCACGATCTCGGGGCTGGGCAGTTCACCATTTGGCGGACCATCATCATCCCCCATTGCAAGCCCGGCATCACGTCCGGGTCGATCGTGGTGTTCATGCTCGCGTTGGGCAACTACCTGACGCCCAACCTCATGGGGGGCAAAAACTCCCTCTGGTTCACGGAACAGATTTACAACCAGTTCATTGCCAGTTTCAATTGGAACCAGGGCTCGGCCTTCGGCTTTCTGTTGCTCCTGCTCAGCTCGCTCATCATCTGGGTGGGGCTCAGGGTGACGGGCCAGAAGCTTGGGGAGGTGGCGTCATGA
- a CDS encoding glycerophosphodiester phosphodiesterase produces the protein MFFDRLPGAGYVCAHRGARALAPENTMLAFELALELGADYWETDVHKAADGTLVVFHDDVLSRTSNIARQSEFAHRAPWPTWSFTLEELRRLDVGSWFVDEDPYGTIAAGSGDPALIKRMKGLSIPTLDQALAFSKQKSFPVNIEIKDQTQLPGDLSIVGDVLQAVHEHEAEDLVLISSFNHDYLAEMHRLAPRIPLAVLVEDTPPDNVVSYLRALGADTYHPDRNLIDAECVRALGKQGIRVAPWTVNDMAEALSLVEAGCFGIITDYTHVLRRLLTERGG, from the coding sequence GTGTTTTTTGATCGCCTGCCCGGCGCAGGCTACGTCTGTGCGCATCGCGGAGCCCGCGCCCTTGCTCCGGAAAACACGATGCTTGCCTTTGAGCTCGCGCTGGAGCTGGGGGCGGATTATTGGGAAACGGACGTCCACAAGGCTGCGGACGGGACCTTGGTCGTGTTCCACGACGACGTCCTGTCCCGCACATCGAATATCGCCCGGCAAAGCGAGTTCGCCCACAGGGCGCCGTGGCCGACATGGTCGTTCACCCTGGAGGAATTGCGCCGGTTGGATGTCGGCTCGTGGTTCGTCGACGAGGATCCTTACGGGACCATTGCGGCGGGGAGCGGGGACCCTGCCCTGATCAAAAGAATGAAAGGACTGTCGATTCCGACCCTCGACCAGGCCCTGGCCTTTTCAAAGCAAAAATCATTTCCCGTCAACATCGAAATCAAGGACCAGACACAGCTGCCGGGCGACCTGTCCATTGTGGGCGATGTTCTTCAGGCCGTACATGAGCATGAGGCGGAAGACCTGGTGCTCATCTCGTCTTTCAATCATGACTATTTGGCGGAGATGCATCGCCTGGCTCCCCGGATACCCCTGGCCGTTTTGGTGGAGGACACCCCGCCGGACAATGTCGTTTCGTATCTCCGTGCCCTTGGTGCCGACACATACCATCCGGACAGGAACCTCATTGACGCCGAGTGCGTTCGTGCTCTTGGGAAGCAGGGGATTCGTGTCGCTCCGTGGACCGTCAACGACATGGCAGAGGCTCTTTCGCTGGTCGAGGCCGGGTGCTTCGGGATCATCACCGATTATACGCATGTCTTGCGCCGCCTTCTGACGGAGCGTGGCGGCTGA
- a CDS encoding extracellular solute-binding protein, producing the protein MKKIVVLVLLAVFAFAGNVHAETLKLLTWKGYAPQKLIDTFEKETGIKVEVTFSNNEEMIAKLRATRGAGFDLAQPSQDRISSVQEKYKLYQAVDYSKIDASLFIPSMLNAVKKNTLVGGESFAVPFCWGTSGLIVNSDKAAEVDSFKALIDPKYKGRVSYRLKRPTLIAMGFALGYDPFALYDKPEEYQAMLDKIAETLIDAKPVVKNYWANGDSLLESMRSEEVFVAMAWDAGGWKLYGDNKAIDFKAPKEGALGWIDTFAIPAKAKNVDAAYKWINFIMKPENAGYFSSQEKYATASNGALKYTDEAVAANFARSFPQATIDNIKWYPPVPAKLESMEGKVLDKIKAAQ; encoded by the coding sequence ATGAAAAAGATTGTAGTACTTGTGTTGCTGGCCGTGTTTGCGTTTGCTGGAAACGTCCATGCCGAAACCTTGAAACTGCTGACCTGGAAGGGGTATGCGCCCCAGAAGCTGATCGATACCTTTGAAAAGGAAACCGGCATCAAAGTCGAAGTGACCTTTTCCAACAACGAGGAGATGATCGCCAAGCTGCGCGCGACCCGTGGGGCCGGTTTTGATCTGGCCCAGCCTTCTCAGGATCGTATCTCTTCCGTTCAGGAAAAGTACAAGCTGTACCAGGCCGTCGACTATTCCAAGATTGATGCATCGTTGTTCATCCCGTCCATGCTGAACGCCGTGAAGAAGAACACCCTGGTGGGCGGCGAGTCCTTTGCCGTTCCCTTCTGCTGGGGCACCTCCGGCCTGATCGTGAACAGCGACAAGGCCGCCGAGGTCGACTCCTTCAAGGCTCTCATCGACCCCAAGTACAAGGGCCGCGTGAGTTACCGCCTGAAGAGGCCGACCCTGATCGCCATGGGCTTCGCTCTCGGTTACGACCCCTTCGCGCTGTATGACAAGCCCGAGGAATATCAGGCCATGCTCGACAAGATCGCCGAGACCCTGATCGACGCCAAACCCGTTGTGAAGAACTACTGGGCCAACGGCGACTCCCTGCTCGAATCCATGCGCTCCGAAGAAGTCTTCGTGGCCATGGCCTGGGATGCCGGCGGATGGAAGCTTTACGGCGACAACAAGGCCATTGACTTCAAGGCCCCCAAGGAAGGCGCTCTCGGTTGGATCGACACCTTCGCCATTCCGGCCAAGGCCAAGAACGTCGACGCCGCCTACAAGTGGATCAACTTCATCATGAAGCCGGAAAATGCCGGTTACTTCTCCTCCCAGGAAAAGTACGCCACCGCTTCCAACGGCGCATTGAAGTACACCGACGAAGCCGTTGCCGCCAACTTTGCCCGCTCCTTCCCCCAGGCGACCATCGACAACATCAAGTGGTATCCGCCTGTTCCGGCCAAGCTGGAAAGCATGGAAGGCAAGGTACTGGATAAAATCAAGGCTGCCCAATAG